The Campylobacter sp. MG1 genome includes the window TAATTTTTTTATTTCATTTAAAAAACTTTCATTATTTAATTTTAATAATTGTGTAGGTTCTCTTTGTGGTATAACATCTTTATATGGTAAATAATCGATTAAAGCTAATTTTGTATAAAACATAAAATTATCATTTTCAATTATAAAATATGTTTTATTTTTATAAACCTTTACTTCTTCATTTAATAATTTCATTAATTCTAAAATAGATTTTTTTGTAATAATTATTCTATCTTCATTATCATTATTTGATTCAATAGTATATAAATTTAATTTTTTTGAGTCAGTTCCTACAAAAATTATTTTATTTTTTAAAATATCTATACATGCACAAGAAAATTGAAATGAAGTTCCGTTATTATCTATTGCTGGAACAATCATTTTAAATCCTTTATTTAACTCATTTGACGATATTAATATAGGATTTTTTTCATAATTATTTTCAATAAAATTAAAATCATATTTATTTATTATAGGTAAAGAAAAATTAGTTTTATTTTGAGTAATTTTTATAGATTTTTCTAATTTTTTAATTTTTATATTATCATTGTTTAGGCTTTTTAAAATATCTATAAATTTTTTGCCATTTATAAAAATTGAACCATTTTCTAATACATTACAATTTCTAATCTTATATTCAATACCAATTTCAGTATCACTTGCTCTAAGAGTTAATTCATTATCAAAAGCTATCAATTGTATTTGTGAATTAGTACTTGTATTATCTTTTTTTTCAACATAATTACTAACTATTAAAGCTATATTTTCTAATCTTTTTTTATCAATTATTATTTCCATTTTTAATCCTTTTTATGTATTCTATCAATTTTTATTAATATTCTTTATTTTTTGAATTTATAATTTTATTTTTTAAAATTTCAACATTTTCTCTAAAAGAATCATCATTTATAAGAATTTCATTAATTTTTTTAATATGTTTTGATACAGCACTATGGTCTTTCATTTGAAAATTAGTCGCTATTTGACTAATTGAATTTGATATTAATTCTTTTGCTAAAAATATTGCTATTCTTTTTGCCTTAACTATATTTTGTTTTTTGGAATTTGATTTTATATCATTAATTTTTATATTAAATTCATAGCTTATAACATTAAAAATATCTTCAATTTCTATATTTTTTTGTTTTTCTTTTACATATTCTTTTATTTGATTTTTTACTAATTCTAATGTTATTTCTTGTCCTGTAAATAAATGTATTCCTCTTATATTAGTAATAATACTTTCTAAATCTCTAATATTTTCACCTATATAATTAGCTATTGTATTTATCATTTCATCATTTAAATATATATCATTTACTTGACTTTTTTTCTTAATTATTGCTTTTTTAGTATCTAAATCAGGGACATCAATATTTGTTATTACACCATTACCAAATCTTGATTTTAATCTTTCTTCAATTCCATTTAAATTTTTAGGTGCCACATCTGAAGTCATTATTATTTGACCATTTCTTTGAATAATATCATTAAAAATATGAAAAAATTCTTCTTGAATTTTATCGGTATTACCTAGAAATTGAACGTCATCAATTAATAATAAATCACAATCTTTATATTGGTTATTAAAATTATCAAATTTTTTTGACATTAATGCATTTTGATAGTCGTTCATAAATCCTTTAGAAGTTTTATATATTACTTTTTTACCTATTTCTAAACATTCATGACCACTAGCTTGTAATAAATGAGTTTTACCTAAACCTGTATTTGAATGTATAAATATTGGATTAAAATCTTTACCAAATTTATTTTCATTAGTTATTGCTTTACAAATTTCATAAGCATATCTATTATTTTTACCTACAATAAAATTATTAAATGTATAACTTTCATTTAAAATTGAAATTTGTTTTTTTATATTTGCTAATTTTACTTCTTTTTTGTTTTGATTATTTTCTTGGTTTTTTATATAAATATTAATTTGATAATCATTTGAACTTATACTTTGAATTATATTTTTTATTATATTTTTAAATTTTGTTTCTATATGTTTTGCTATAAATTGATTAGGTGCTTTTATATTTATATTATTATCGTTTTCTTTTATTTCACATATTTCAAAATAATTTTTGAATTGACTTTCTCCTATTTCATTTTTTAGTTTTTCTATAATATTGTTAATCATTTTTTTAATCCTAATTTTATTTTTACCTTTGATGATGTGAAATTTAAGAAATTTATGTAAAAAGTTTCGGAATTATCCGTTATTAAGGTAAATAAACAATTATTTATTATCTTTTAAATTTCATATATTTTCACAAATTTATAAAATATTTCACGTTTTTTATTATTTTGTGAAATTATTTATAATCTTAAGTATGGTTTTTTAATTATATTTTTGATGATTTTGTCGATTTTTATTCTATTAAAATTGTAAATTTATTGTTTTGTGAAATTTATTTTACAATGCTAAAATATTGAAAATATCAATATATTTTTTATAATTACACATAAATTTCACAAGGATTTCACATATGAAAATTTTAGGATTTGACCCAGGAACTAGATTTTGTGGATATTGTCTTTTAGAAAAAAATGGCAGCATAAATACTCTTTTAGAAGCAGGTCTAATAAGATTTAAGA containing:
- the dnaN gene encoding DNA polymerase III subunit beta, with the protein product MEIIIDKKRLENIALIVSNYVEKKDNTSTNSQIQLIAFDNELTLRASDTEIGIEYKIRNCNVLENGSIFINGKKFIDILKSLNNDNIKIKKLEKSIKITQNKTNFSLPIINKYDFNFIENNYEKNPILISSNELNKGFKMIVPAIDNNGTSFQFSCACIDILKNKIIFVGTDSKKLNLYTIESNNDNEDRIIITKKSILELMKLLNEEVKVYKNKTYFIIENDNFMFYTKLALIDYLPYKDVIPQREPTQLLKLNNESFLNEIKKLSAVSMKTELTFENNKIIFKNNSIDGNDLNETNVVSELEINSNIDETFEINLTNKYMMDFLNLNENENFDFKFFAKTAPVIFESKNFMSIITVNKN
- the dnaA gene encoding chromosomal replication initiator protein DnaA, with the protein product MINNIIEKLKNEIGESQFKNYFEICEIKENDNNINIKAPNQFIAKHIETKFKNIIKNIIQSISSNDYQINIYIKNQENNQNKKEVKLANIKKQISILNESYTFNNFIVGKNNRYAYEICKAITNENKFGKDFNPIFIHSNTGLGKTHLLQASGHECLEIGKKVIYKTSKGFMNDYQNALMSKKFDNFNNQYKDCDLLLIDDVQFLGNTDKIQEEFFHIFNDIIQRNGQIIMTSDVAPKNLNGIEERLKSRFGNGVITNIDVPDLDTKKAIIKKKSQVNDIYLNDEMINTIANYIGENIRDLESIITNIRGIHLFTGQEITLELVKNQIKEYVKEKQKNIEIEDIFNVISYEFNIKINDIKSNSKKQNIVKAKRIAIFLAKELISNSISQIATNFQMKDHSAVSKHIKKINEILINDDSFRENVEILKNKIINSKNKEY